One Nitrospirota bacterium DNA segment encodes these proteins:
- a CDS encoding VanZ family protein, whose amino-acid sequence MAVIFFMSTESFSFSRTSKYVIPLLHAIFPFFSLKTIHDLHTFLRKLGHFTEYAVLSWLWFRTLQARDLTWSTRSALMAFLLSSLYALTDEFHQSFVPSRGPSFVDVGIDSAGAAFALLILKLRRK is encoded by the coding sequence ATGGCCGTTATCTTTTTTATGTCCACGGAATCCTTTTCATTTAGCCGGACGAGCAAATATGTGATTCCCTTGCTCCATGCGATTTTCCCCTTCTTCTCATTGAAAACTATTCATGATTTACATACCTTTTTGCGAAAATTGGGTCATTTTACAGAATATGCAGTCCTTTCCTGGCTCTGGTTCCGGACCCTGCAGGCGAGAGATCTCACCTGGTCTACCCGATCCGCCCTGATGGCCTTTCTTTTATCGTCGCTTTATGCCTTGACGGATGAATTTCATCAGTCCTTTGTCCCTTCACGAGGCCCTTCGTTTGTCGATGTGGGAATTGACTCCGCGGGGGCTGCGTTTGCTCTTCTCATTCTCAAACTCCGGAGAAAGTAA
- a CDS encoding cytochrome c3 family protein, whose translation MKTRLFPSLWLLILIASPAFGDEPRSLYEEVISSSHNMIPKGETPTSPHQVCLTCHTLDEVQNYLEPAVQTPPELAAIFEPVPQKRPENSRILWSASNHQVSYSPARSGILKNEPSAACLACHDGAIGADIYGMKQNHGKFQDHPVDILYPRESNGHYVPALPLPTELRYWSIPDQNGHGITLPTGPTSDYYSKQTLPAMAVRTSYGKINCGSCHNPHSSKISAYLRESPKTLCLVCHIR comes from the coding sequence ATGAAAACCAGGTTATTCCCCTCTCTTTGGCTCCTGATTCTGATCGCTTCTCCCGCTTTCGGCGATGAACCGCGTTCTCTATACGAAGAAGTCATCAGCAGCAGTCATAATATGATTCCAAAAGGCGAAACGCCGACCTCGCCGCACCAGGTCTGCCTCACTTGCCACACCCTGGACGAAGTTCAAAATTACCTGGAACCTGCAGTGCAGACACCTCCGGAACTCGCCGCTATCTTTGAACCGGTCCCTCAAAAAAGACCGGAAAACTCCAGGATTCTCTGGAGCGCGTCCAATCACCAGGTAAGCTATTCCCCTGCACGTTCCGGGATCCTGAAAAATGAACCTTCCGCTGCCTGTCTGGCTTGTCATGATGGAGCGATAGGTGCCGATATTTATGGAATGAAACAGAATCACGGGAAGTTTCAAGATCATCCTGTTGACATTCTCTATCCAAGAGAATCGAACGGACATTATGTCCCCGCGCTCCCCCTCCCCACGGAGCTTCGATATTGGTCAATTCCAGATCAGAACGGACATGGCATTACCCTGCCGACCGGTCCGACATCGGATTACTATTCGAAACAGACCCTCCCGGCGATGGCAGTCCGCACCTCCTACGGTAAAATCAATTGCGGGAGTTGTCATAATCCCCATTCTTCAAAAATTTCAGCCTATCTGAGAGAATCACCCAAAACCCTCTGCCTGGTCTGTCATATTCGATAA